A window of Nocardioidaceae bacterium genomic DNA:
CCCCCGCGACTACACCGACCTCGTCTCGCTGACGCCGGTGCAGGGCCGGCTCGAGCTCGCCGTCAACGAGGAGCGCCTGCCGCTGCGGGTGTCCCTCGCGCTCAGCCAGGCCGACCTGCTGGACGCCGGACGCGACGCCCAGCTGGACGTCGTCGACGGACGCGTCGAGATCGAGCCCGCCGTCGTCGGCCAGCGGGTCGTCACCGAGCCGCTGGTCCTGCGCTTCCGGCAGGCCACCTTGGCCGCCGACGTCGCCGACCGCGTCCTCCGGGTGCCGCTGCAACGGCGGCGACCCGAGCTGACCACCGCCGCCGCCGAGCAGCTCGAGATCACCGAGCAGCTCGCCGAGGTGCAGATCCCGTACGCGAGCGCCCCCTTCCGCGACACCAACCTCGCGCGCGGCGCCGAGGAGCTCGACGGCACGCTCATCGAGGCGGGGGAGTCGCTGTCGTTCAACGAGACGATCGGCCCCCCGACGCCCGAGCGCGGCTTCGTCGAGGGCGTCCGCTACGACGACGGTCAGACGTACGCCGGGGTCGGTGCCGGGCTCTCCCGCCTGGCCAGCGCGCTCGCCAGCGCCGCCTGGCAGTCCGCCCTGGACCTGCAGGAGCGCAGCCCGATGCCATGGCACCCCGAGGAGTACCCGATCGGCGTCGACGCCGCCGTCCAGTTCGGCGTCACCGACCTCGTCGTCGCCAACCCCTCCCCGTACGGCGTCCTCGTCACCGCGGAGGTCGCCGAGGGTGGGAACCGGGCGGTGACCGTGTCCCTGTGGTCGACGACCTGGCGCGAGGTGCGTACGTCGCTCTCGGCCTTCACCGACCAGGAGTCCCCGGCGAGCGAGTTCGTGTCCACCGAGGGCTGTGTCGGCGTCGCGGGTCAGCCGGGCTTCGACGTCACCGCCACCCGGACGCTCCTGCGACCCGGCGGCGGCGCGCAGGTGCGCACCGACGACCTGGAGGCGTCCTACCGGCCCCTGCCGAACATCGTCTGCGTCAACCCCTGACCGGGGAAACCTGCCGGATGAACTGGGCGAACGTTCGCGAACTGTCCCAGCGAGCCCTACGCTTGGCTGGTGCGAGCCACCCGTGACCGTCGTCCCCGTCTGCTCGCCCGGGCCGTCCCGGCCCTGACCTTCGTGGCGGCGCTGACCGTCCAGGGCCTCGCGGTCACCGCCCAGGCCGAGGAGCCGGCACCGGCGCCGACCGGGACGCCGGCCGGGACACCGGCCGGGACGCCGGACCGCCCCGCCGAACCGGGTGCGGAGATGGGGCAGGAGCAGCGCTCGGAGCAGGCGGAGGAGACCCTGGAGGAAGTCCAGGCGATCCTGTCCGGGCAGGGCGAGCCCGCCGCGACGGGTGGGACGCCGGCCGACCCGGGGACGCTCCCACCGGGTCGCCTCGCGGAGGCAGCGGAGCCCGAGGCGCACCTCTCCCTCGCCCTGCGCGACCTCGGCATGCAGCTCGACGACCTCGGGCCCGCCGACAGGCGCGAGGCACGACGCATCCTGGCGCGACCGACGAGCTCGTACCAGGGCGACTACATCTCCTACCTGGCGGGCGCGGAGCTGAAGACCTCGTGCGGGCCGCAGGTGTGCGTGCACTGGGTCGACGAAGCGCCTGCCCGTGGTCGCGACGACACCCCGCCGCGGGCCGACACCGACGGCGACGGCGTCCCAGACCAGGTGCAGCTGACGCTCCGCACCTTCGAGAACGTCCGCAAGCGCACCGTGGCGATGGGCTACCGTCCGCCGCTCGTCGACGACGTGGACGTCGCCGACCCCGACGCCCGCGGCCGTTTCGACGTCTACCTCGCCGACCTCGGCTCGCTGCGCCCGTTCCCGCTGTTCGGCTACTGCGCCTGGGAGTCCAAGGCCGGGTACGACTACGCCGGTGCCGGCTACTGCGTCGTCGACAACGACTTCTCCGCGCGCCAGTTCAAGGCGCCGCCGCGCAAGAGCCTGCGCGAGACCATCGCCCACGAGTTCTTCCACGCCGTGCAGTTCGCCTACGACGCCGTCGAGGACCTGTGGTTCATGGAGTCCACGGCCACCTGGATCGAGGACGAGCTCTACGACCGCGCCAACGGCAACCGCAACTACCTCGACGAGTCCCAGCTCGCCTTCCCGAACCTGCCGATCGACGACCCGCTCGGCCGCTACGGCAACTGGGTGTTCATGCGCTGGCTCAGCGAGCGCTTCGGCCCCTCGATCGTGCTGCAGGCCTGGCGTCAGGCCGACTCGGTCGCCGGACCCGACAAGTGGGGTCTGCAGGCCATCGACACCGCGCTGCGCGCCCGGGGCACGACGCTCGCGGCGCAGCTCCCCCGCTACGCGGTCGACCTGAGGTTCGCCAAGCGCACCTTCGAGGAGGGCGGCGAGAGCAAGCTGTGGCGGCCGGCGTCGGCCGGTCAGCGCATCGGACTGAGCCGGCAGGCGCCGGTCAGCCAGGTCCAGCGTCTCGTGGTGCGTCAGACCGGGTCGCAGTCCCTGGTCGTGCCGACCCGGGACGCCACCAGCGGCATGCGTCGCCTCGTCGTCGCGGTCAAGACGCCGGCGAGGGCCCGGGGCGTACGCGTGAAGCTGGTGCAGGTGCGCAGCAACGGCAAGCGCGTCGTCCGTCCCGTCAAGGTCGACAAGCGGGGCTCCGGCACCGCGCGCATCGGGTTCGTGCGCAGCAACGTCGACCGCGTGCTGGTGCTCGCCACCGCCACCAGCTACAGGATGGTGTGCTGGCAGCGGCCCCCCACGGGGTTCTCCTGCGACGGCGCCCGTGTCGACGACAACCTGCCGGTCGCGGTGCAGGTGGCCGGCCGGCGCTAGACCCGAGCAGCAGACCCGAGCAGCAGACCCGAGCAGCAGGCCCGAGCAGCAGGCCCGACCTCAGCGGTCGAGCACCAGCTCCAGCGAGCTGATCAGGCAGCGCTGCGCGACCGTCGGAGCCAAGGACCTGCGCGTCGCCGCCGTCAGTCGGCTGACCATCACCGCGACCTCGATCTGCCCGGCGAGCGCGTCGGACCCGATCGTCTCCCGCAGCGTCCGCCGCAGCGCCGCGCGGGCGACGGCGTAGATCGGGGCGTCGTCCCACCCGTCGCGCAGCAGCTCGTACGACGCCTCGTCCGACCACCGGTAGCGACCCTGGGCGTGCTCGGTCAGCGACACGGCCGCGAGCAGGTGGTCGAAGCCGACGATCCCGTCGTCACGGGCGTACTCCCAGTCCACCAGCCCCGTGACCCGTCCGGGGCCGGGCCCGTCGCAGTCCACGGTGACGTTCTGCGCGGAGACGTCGCGGTGCTCGAGCACCTGCACGTCCAGGGCCTTCAGGTCGCGGCGCACCGCCTCCAGACGGCGTACGGTGCGCGCCTCGAGCGGCATCGTGCCCAGCGGGTCGAACACCGCGTCGAGCGCCGCCGCGGGGTTGCCGGGCCGCGCGGTGCCGAGGGCGAGCAGCCGGAGCTTGTCGTGCAGGTCCTCGATCGTCGCCACGGTGGTCGCGGGCCAGGTGAGGCCGTCGCGGTCCCCGTCGATCCACAGCGGCAGCCCGGCCAGACCCTCCTGCACCAGCCAGGAGCCCAACCGCCCCAGCTGCCGCGGGGCGATGCCCAGGGACGCCGCGCGCTCCTGCGCGTCCGCCTCGGCGCGCCGTCCCGAGGACCGGGCCGAGGTCAGCACGAGGCTCGGGTGCAGGTCGTCCTGCCGGAAGACGAAGACCGTCCGGCCGCCACTGCGCGAGACCGCGAGCAGCGACGCCTCCTCCAGCGACGGCGCGCGGCGCCCCGGCAGCCCCTTGACGCTGAAGTCCGCCCAGGCGTCGACCAGGTCCCGGCGTAGCGCGTCGAGCTCCTCGTCGGTCGAGGTCGGCAGGCGTCGCAATACGGCGGCTGCGAGATCGGTCGGCAGCGGCGACCGCGACACCCGCGCGCGCAGGCGGGGCGCTCGCGTGGCCGCGGCGGGCATCCCGTGGTTCAGCGCCCGCCGCAGCTGCGTCGCGTGGAAGTCGGCAGGGCCCGGCCACCGGGTGTCGAGCACCGCGGTGCGCGGGCTGGTGAGCCGGACGTAGCGGCCGGCGTCCGCCGTGCGACGGCCGGGCCACGGTCGAGTCATCCCTCGACCGTAGCCAGGTGCAACGACCGTGTGGTCATCTCACGGCGTTGCGCTGCTCACGCCCGGAGGCTCGCGCCGTGTCAGCAGGGACCGCACCACGTCGAGCTGCTCGGGCGCGAAGAAGCGGGCGAGCACCGCCCAGACCACGACGTAGACCGGACCGCCGACCAGCAGCTCCGCGAGCACGGGCAGGCTCAGCGCCCACAGCACCCCCACCAGCGCCACCGAGGCGGCCGCGGGCACGATCAGGGGCCGCACCAACGGCAGCTCCACCCCGGCGCGACGCAGGGCGTACACCGAGACGCCGGCCTGCACGACGTACGCGATCACCGTCGCGACGCCGGCGCCCACACCGCCGAAGGGCGGGATGAGGGCGAGGTTGAGCGCGACGTTGGTCACCGTGGCCGCGACCGAGCTGATGAACAGGGCGCGTCCGTCGTACGCCGCGACCAGCAGTGCGTTGCAGAAGAACGCGACGGCGTAGAACAGTGCCGCGGGCGCCAGCCAGAAGAGGATCTCGGCGCCGCGCTCGGCGTACTTGGCGCCAAAGAGCAGGTCGATCAGTCCCTGTCCCTCGAAGACCGCCACCGCGATGAAGGGCAGGTACACGAAGCCGCCGATGGCCATGGCGTGGCGGAACGCGTAGCTCCACTTCCACTTCTCCGGTGACCTGCTGACCACGGGGAAGATCGCCTGGTTGATGGCGAAGGCGACGAAGAGCGTGGTCTCGAGCAGTCGGTAGGCCACGGAGTAGACACCGACCGCACCGTCGCCCTTGAAGACCTCCAGCAGCACCGCGTCGAGACGGAACAGCAGCATCAGGACCAGTGCGGAGAGACCGAGCATCGCCGTCTGGCGTGCCGCGACGTGCAGGTCCGAGCGGTCCAGCGAGCCGAAGTCCGAGCGCACCCCCAGGCGACGCACCGCGACCACGTGGGCCAGCCACCCCAGCACCGTGCCGGCGAGGAATCCGGCCCCGACCCCGACGATGCCGTAGCCGAGCAGGGCGCCGAGCAGCACGCCGACGGCGGTGACGATGCGCTGACCGACCAGCGCAGCCGACGTGCTCGCAGGCCTCTCGAGGGCCACCGACACCGACCGGGCGGTCTTGCTCCACAGCTCCGGGAAGCCCGCGAGCAGGAAGAGCAGGACGCAGATCCAGCTCTCGGTCGTGGGCCGGGTGAAGGAGAGCGCCACCGCGGTCAGGGCGAAGATCGGCACCGCGACGGCCGTCTTCCACACCGTCGCCGCGGCGTACGCGCGGGGCAGGTCACGGGGGTCGGCCGCACCGCGGCGCACGACGTTCTCGTCGAAGCCCCACTGCGGCAGCGCGGAGACGATGAGCATGACCGCGAGGGCGTAGCTGATCGCGCCGAAGTCGTCCTGGCTGACCACGCGTGCCACGACGACGGTCCACGCGAGGGTCGCGATCTTGCCGAGCACCTCGGCGAAGGCACGCACCACCACGTTCACGGCCGTACGCCGGGTCGTCTCACCGACCTCGGCGCGCTCACTCACGACGATGACGAACCCTTCACGAGGCGATGCGGACCAAGGAGCCCGTCACGGTCTGGGGACGGGCACGCACGGTGCCCGGACACCGCTCCGGCAATGATGCCCTCTGCGTGAGGTCGACAAGGAGCATCCGGCGATTCCCCGCGGTCGACACATCGTGTGACAGCCCCGCCCACGCCCGGATCAGGCGGGCGAGGTGAGGTAGATCGCGCGGTGGTGGCACACGAGACCGGCCGAGGCGTACAGGCTGCGGGCGGCGTCGCTGTCACCGAGCACGTGCAGCCACAGGGTGCGGGCGCCGGACTCGGCGACCGCGTCGAGCAGCGAGACCAGCACGGCGCGCGAGAGCCCCTGACGTCGGGCTCGCGTGGTCGTGGTGAGACCGAGCAGACCGACGGTCTCGGGGCCCGCGGGGTCCACGACGACCCGGCCCGACGCGAGCGAGGGGTAGGCGGACCCTTCGGGCGCCGCGACCTCGGCGGACCAGCCGCGCACGGCTTCGTCGACGGGGTCCACGGTGCGGGCGAGGGCGACCTCGGTCGACGGCCGCGGGGGCGACGCCGCGCGCAGCAGGCGCAGGGCCCGCGAGACCGACCCCACCCACGTCTCGGTCGGGGACTCGCGCCGCGCCGGCGTCCAGCCGGCGTCCGCGAAGGCGACCGCGGCGGGGGAGTCCTCGACCACGCTCGCCCAGGGGTGTCGCCCGCGGGCCGCGTACCACCGCTCGACCTCGGCGACCGCGTCCCCGAGGGGGATCCCGGGATCGCCGACGGCGAGAGCGGACGTGCGCCGGGCGACGCGACGCCGGTCGCGGGTGTGGGGGTCCTCGTCCTCGTCGTCGCGCAGCAGCCACGCGCCCAGCGGCTCACGCGTACGCGCCGGGAACGACCGTGCCGCGGCGTGCTGCAGCGCGACCGCGTCGAGCCGCAGGCGCGTCGAGGGGCGGGGCGGCACCGGCTTGCCGGAGACCACCAGCGCGACGGGCACCCGATGCGCGACTCCGCTCTCGCTGCGTACGACCGCTGCCTGCTCGTCCCAGGCCTCCAGGACCCCCAGCACGTCGGTGAAAGCCGGCCCTCCAGTGGGTCCGACCTCGCCGGGCACCAGGCGGCGGAGCACGACGCGCTGTCCCACGATGTGGGGACCGAGACCGTGGGCGAGCACGCACGGATACTAGGCTCAGCCCCAGGAGCGGCAGCTGCCGTGCCGCACGCCTTCGAGCCCTCTGAGGACTCCGAGGGCTCAGCCAGCCCAGCGAGGAGGACCCGGTGACCTACGTCATCGCCCAGCCCTGTGTCGACGTCAAGGACCGCGCCTGTGTCGACGAGTGCCCCGTCGACTGCATCTACGAGGGCAAGCGGATGCTCTACATCCACCCCGACGAGTGCGTCGACTGCGGTGCCTGCGAGCCGGTCTGCCCGGTCGAGGCCATCTACTACGAGGACGACACCCCCGGCGAGTGGGCGGAGTACTACGAGGCCAACGTGAAGTTCTTCGACGACCTCGGCTCGCCCGGCGGCGCGGCGAAGATGGGTGAGATCGACAAGGACCACCCGATCATCGCGGCCCTGCCTCCGCAGAACCAGGACTGACCTCCCGGTGAGCGCCCGCGCGCTCCCGGGCGTCGAGAAGACGGTCTCCGGGCGTCTGCCCGACTTCCCCTGGGACCACCTCACGGCGTACGCCGAGCGCGCCCGGGCGCACCCCGACGGCATCGTCGACCTCTCGGTCGGCACGCCGGTCGACCCGACCCCGCAGATCGTGCAGGGGGCGCTCCGGGCGTCCGCGGACACTCCCGGCTACCCGGTCACCGTCGGCAACGCCGAGACGCGTCAGGCTGCCATCGACTGGATGGGCCGCACGCTCGGAGTGACCGAGGTCGGCCTCGACGCGGTCATCCCGGTGATCGGGTCCAAGGAGCTCATCGCCTCGCTCGCCGGCCACCTCGGGCTGGGGGCCGGCGACACGGTCGCCTATCCAGCCCTGGCCTACCCGACGTACGAGGTCGGGGCGGTGCTCGCCGGCTGCGACGCCGTCGCGGTCGACGCGACGACCGAGCAGGGGCGTACGCGCCTGGAGCAGCTGCCCGATGGACCGCCGCGCCTGCTGTGGCTCAACAGCCCCGCGAACCCGACCGGACGGGTCCTCGACGCCGCCACGCTGCGCGAGGTGCTCACCTGGTGCCGCGCCCACGGGGTGCTGCTGGTCTCCGACGAGTGCTACGTCGAGCTCGGCTGGGACGCCGAGCCGGTCTCGGTGCTGCACCCCGACGTCTGTGGCGGGTCCCTCGAGGGCGTGCTGGCGGTGCACTCGCTGTCGAAACGGTCCAACCTCGCCGGCTACCGGTGTGCGTTCGTCGCGGGCGACCCCCGGGTGGTCGGCGAGCTGCTCGCGGTCCGCAAGAACCTCGGACTGCAGCTCCCCGAGCCGCAGCAGCGGGCGATGGTCGCGGCGCTGGGCGACGACCTGCACGTCGCCGAGCAGCGCGAGGTGTACGCGGCACGCCGCGCCCAGCTGCGCGACGCCTTCACCGGCGCCGGCTTCGGCCTCGACCACTCCGAGGGAGCGCTCTACCTGTGGGCGACCCGCGGCGAGGACTGCTGGACCACGGTGCGCGACCTCGCCGAGCAGGGCATCCTCGTGGCCCCGGGGTCGTTCTACGGCGAGGCGGGCGCCGAGCACGTACGCATCGCCTTCACCGCCACCGACGAGCGCGTCGCCGCCGCCGCCGAACGCCTCCGCGCCTGAGGGAGCCGCCGGTCAGGGCCTCGGTCGCTCCAGGCCGAGCAGCTGCAGCAGCGAGGTCGACAGGCCGTGCACGACCCCCTCGCGCGGTCCGTCGTCGAGGGCGGCGGTGAGGCACAGGGCCCTGATGGCTGCGGCCAGCCACGCGTCGGGCACGGGGGAGTCGTGGTGGCCCGAGGCCCGCAGGTCGGCCAGGAGGCGCGCGAGGGGTTCGTCGCTGACGGCGTCGCGTGCGACGTTCGCGAGGCGCTCGGAGACCAGGGAGATCAACGCGTGCCGCGCGCGAGCGCGGTCGACCACTGCGGTCGCAAACGCCACGACGCTCTCGGCGAGAGGGCGTCGGTCGAGCTCGGCCATGCCCTCGAGGAGCTCGGGCACGAAGGTGGCGGCCTCGCGGGTGATCAGCGCGTCGATCACCGCGTCGCGGTCGGCGAAGTGACGGTAGACCGTCTGCCGCGCGAGTCCGGACCGCTCGGCGAGACCGTGCATCGTGAGGTCGCGCTCGCTCTCCCAGACCGCGGCGGCGGTGTCGAGGATGTGCTCGCGGTTGTGCCGTGAGTCGGCGCGACCGGTCTGCGCGTCCCTCATGGCGGCAGGATAGGTCGTCTCGAAATGTGACATCTGTCGCGGAACGCGTGACCGTAAGCGCTCGCGCATCGTAGAAGTGTGACAGTTGTCCACTTTCAAGGAGTCCGTATGACGCTCGACCGTCGCTCGTTCCTCGGAACATCTGCCGCCACCGGTGCTGCCGTGGCCCTCTCCGGGGTCGCCGGCGCCGCGACCCCGGCGGCCGCAGCGACCCGTACACCCGTACGCCGGCTCGAGCGTCGCGCCGTCATCATCGGCTCCGGCTTCGGCGGCGGCGTCGTCGCGCTCCGGCTGGCGCAGGCCGGGGTCGACAACCTCGTGCTCGAGCGCGGACGCTGGTGGCGCCCGGCGCCGAACTCCGACACCTTCCCGACGATCAAGACCCTCGACGAGCGTGCGCTGTGGCGGGGCTCCGACCTCACCCAGCCGTTCCCGACCGCCCTCTTCGGCGACTTCAGCGCCGCGAGCCTCAACCCGTACGTCGGGCTCATCGACGCCCACGTCGGCACCGGCATGACCGCGTTGTGCGCCGCCGGTGTCGGCGGCGGCTCGCTGATCTACCAGGGCATGAGCCTGCAGCCGAACCGTGAGGTCTTCGAGAGCATCTTCCCGGCCGGTGTCGACTACACCGAGATGAACCGGCGCCACTACCGTCGCGCCGGCCGGGTGCTGCACATCCAGACCGCGCCCGACGAGCTCATCGCCAGTGAGAACTACAAGGCGCCTCGCGCCTTCCGGCGCCGCGCGCGTGAGGCCGGCTACCGGGTCGAGAAGACCCCGATGCCCATCGACTGGGACTTCTCGCTCGCCGAGCTGCGCGGGGAGATGAAGCCGGCGTACACCACGGGCGACACCGGCCTCGGGGTCAACAACGGCGGCAAGTTCAGCGTCGACAAGACCTACATCGCCAAGGCGATGCGTACGGGGCGCACCACCGTGTGGGCCCAGCACGAGGTCGTCGACATCGAGCAGGACCGGCGCGGCCGCTACCTCGTGCACGTGCACAAGACCGACCGGCGCGGGCGCGTGCTGGCCCGCAAGGTCATCCGTACGCCCACGCTGGTCATGGGCGCCGGGTCGATGGGCACGACCAAGATGCTCACCCGCGCCAAGGCGTTGGGTGCCATCCGTGGCCTGCCGGACGAGATCGGCGAGGGCTGGGGCAGCAACGGCGACCGCATCTACGTGTGGGAGTCGCTGACCGAGGACTTCGGGCGCTTCCAGGGCGGCCCGGTCATCTACGACTCCAAGGACTGGAAGGACGCCCGCACCGCCAACACCGTCATCCAGGCCTCGCTGCCACCCCTGCCCCTGGAGCTGCAACGACTCAACGCCACCATCCTCGTCGGCTTCGGGGTCAGCCCCGACCGTGGCCGCTGGGTCTACGACCCGCTGGGCGACGAGGCGCGCCTGCTGTGGAACCCGCTCAACGACCTGCGGTCCTTCGGGGCGATCCACGAGCGCGTGCTCCGCATCAGCGGCGGCACCGTGCTCGACACCAACGCCGCGGTCAACACCACCTGGCACGGTCTCGGCGGAGCGGTGATGGGGGAGGCCTGCGACCTCGACGGCCGGGTCAACGGCATGCGCGGGCTGTACGTGCTCGACGGCGCCCTGATCCCCGGCTCCACGGGGGCGTGCAACCCCTCGCTGACCATCGCGGCCGTCGCCGAGCGTGCCATGGACCGCATCGTGAAGCGCGACGTGGGACGCGTCATCTGACGCGGCAGCTCACTCCCCGCCCCCGGGGCATGTAACCCCATGTTGTGGCGGCTCCGCGCGGCCCCGGGGCCGCGCGGAGCGACCACAACATGGGGTTACATGCGCGTACGGACGGCGCGATCAGTCGACGACGTCGACGTGCACGTGGTCGCGGTGCAGCAGGATGTCGCGGTCCCCGGGCCGTAAGCTCGACACCTCGTAGTCGCGCCACCCCGAGCCCGAGCGCGCGGCGGTCCAGATGCGCTCGTCGAAGATGACCGTCTCGACCTTCAGCCGCTCGGCGTGAGCGACGAGGTACTGCGCGACCGCCCAGCCCTCCCGGTTCAGCGCCTCGTCGCCGACGGGCCGGAAGAAGATGTCGACCGCACGACCCTCGTAGTGGGCCGAGCCCGGGATGTGTCCCGTCGACACCCCGCCGGGCGCGAAGCCGCCGAGCGGCAGCTCACCGAAGGTGCGGGTCACGTCACGGCGTACGCGTGCCGCCGCCGGGGTCAGCCCGGCCGGGTTGAGACGGT
This region includes:
- a CDS encoding ferredoxin family protein; translation: MTYVIAQPCVDVKDRACVDECPVDCIYEGKRMLYIHPDECVDCGACEPVCPVEAIYYEDDTPGEWAEYYEANVKFFDDLGSPGGAAKMGEIDKDHPIIAALPPQNQD
- a CDS encoding flippase; protein product: MSERAEVGETTRRTAVNVVVRAFAEVLGKIATLAWTVVVARVVSQDDFGAISYALAVMLIVSALPQWGFDENVVRRGAADPRDLPRAYAAATVWKTAVAVPIFALTAVALSFTRPTTESWICVLLFLLAGFPELWSKTARSVSVALERPASTSAALVGQRIVTAVGVLLGALLGYGIVGVGAGFLAGTVLGWLAHVVAVRRLGVRSDFGSLDRSDLHVAARQTAMLGLSALVLMLLFRLDAVLLEVFKGDGAVGVYSVAYRLLETTLFVAFAINQAIFPVVSRSPEKWKWSYAFRHAMAIGGFVYLPFIAVAVFEGQGLIDLLFGAKYAERGAEILFWLAPAALFYAVAFFCNALLVAAYDGRALFISSVAATVTNVALNLALIPPFGGVGAGVATVIAYVVQAGVSVYALRRAGVELPLVRPLIVPAAASVALVGVLWALSLPVLAELLVGGPVYVVVWAVLARFFAPEQLDVVRSLLTRREPPGVSSATP
- a CDS encoding VanW family protein — its product is MNATGPDDEHAADDRPDERSRGVGGDDFGDPASGPERSGAGAALAVLVAVVLVAGAGYVWAVLNAGDRIAPGTTVAGVDVGGVQPAAAELTLRNGLATRASEDVELTVAGAQVLRSPSSLGLSVDYAATVDQAAGGSRWLPANLWDFYTGGTSLDAVVDVDRATLLPFLDDVVADAEQAPVEGEVLISGADYEVVEPVEGTRLDRVQAVATLRSQWLDADVVELPLEPALPDIDADDVRRAVTQIAEPVVSGPVRLRVGQDVVRLAPRDYTDLVSLTPVQGRLELAVNEERLPLRVSLALSQADLLDAGRDAQLDVVDGRVEIEPAVVGQRVVTEPLVLRFRQATLAADVADRVLRVPLQRRRPELTTAAAEQLEITEQLAEVQIPYASAPFRDTNLARGAEELDGTLIEAGESLSFNETIGPPTPERGFVEGVRYDDGQTYAGVGAGLSRLASALASAAWQSALDLQERSPMPWHPEEYPIGVDAAVQFGVTDLVVANPSPYGVLVTAEVAEGGNRAVTVSLWSTTWREVRTSLSAFTDQESPASEFVSTEGCVGVAGQPGFDVTATRTLLRPGGGAQVRTDDLEASYRPLPNIVCVNP
- a CDS encoding GNAT family N-acetyltransferase, producing MLAHGLGPHIVGQRVVLRRLVPGEVGPTGGPAFTDVLGVLEAWDEQAAVVRSESGVAHRVPVALVVSGKPVPPRPSTRLRLDAVALQHAAARSFPARTREPLGAWLLRDDEDEDPHTRDRRRVARRTSALAVGDPGIPLGDAVAEVERWYAARGRHPWASVVEDSPAAVAFADAGWTPARRESPTETWVGSVSRALRLLRAASPPRPSTEVALARTVDPVDEAVRGWSAEVAAPEGSAYPSLASGRVVVDPAGPETVGLLGLTTTTRARRQGLSRAVLVSLLDAVAESGARTLWLHVLGDSDAARSLYASAGLVCHHRAIYLTSPA
- the dapC gene encoding succinyldiaminopimelate transaminase; this translates as MSARALPGVEKTVSGRLPDFPWDHLTAYAERARAHPDGIVDLSVGTPVDPTPQIVQGALRASADTPGYPVTVGNAETRQAAIDWMGRTLGVTEVGLDAVIPVIGSKELIASLAGHLGLGAGDTVAYPALAYPTYEVGAVLAGCDAVAVDATTEQGRTRLEQLPDGPPRLLWLNSPANPTGRVLDAATLREVLTWCRAHGVLLVSDECYVELGWDAEPVSVLHPDVCGGSLEGVLAVHSLSKRSNLAGYRCAFVAGDPRVVGELLAVRKNLGLQLPEPQQRAMVAALGDDLHVAEQREVYAARRAQLRDAFTGAGFGLDHSEGALYLWATRGEDCWTTVRDLAEQGILVAPGSFYGEAGAEHVRIAFTATDERVAAAAERLRA
- a CDS encoding TetR/AcrR family transcriptional regulator, producing the protein MRDAQTGRADSRHNREHILDTAAAVWESERDLTMHGLAERSGLARQTVYRHFADRDAVIDALITREAATFVPELLEGMAELDRRPLAESVVAFATAVVDRARARHALISLVSERLANVARDAVSDEPLARLLADLRASGHHDSPVPDAWLAAAIRALCLTAALDDGPREGVVHGLSTSLLQLLGLERPRP